The genomic DNA GATCAGCACAAAAAATTAAATTACATCTCGAAGAGCTTCAAACAACATTAAATCAATTACAAACTGGGATGAATGAGTTTACAAGCTACACGACAACCTTTCGCTCGAACACAAGGGATCGCTTAAAAAACTTTCATTCCGATTTTATCGCCAAAGTCGATGCCCTCCTCGATAACATGAATAATGATGTCAATCAAGATTTAATTAAACAGCTCCAAGAAATCTATCAAGCTGGCAAAACATTTCTAGAAAGCATGAAACAAGTAGATGAAGAACTTGGAGAGGCAATTGGGGGCGATCGATCGTGAAGCGTGACTTACAATTAAATTATGGGATTTTAGATGACATGATTGGACAGCTTCATATGTATAAGCATGCCCTTGTAGAAATGAAAGACTCGCTTGATCAAGTTTCCACAGCGATTCAAACGAATCAGGGGAAAAGTGTCGAGGCATGGGATCAAAAGATCAATCGTTCCCAGGAAAAATCGAAAAATACGAAACACAAATCAACGATCTTTTGTCATTATTCGAAAATTATGTGGCAGACACAACTGTTTACATTTCCCCGATTGCGAGAAACGCTATGATGCGTGTCGACCGTAATGATATTTGGATTAATCTCACTCAAATAGAAAGTGGCATCACTAGAAACGTGACGAAAGCATTAAACCGAAGCTTCGAGACACCCTCTTCCATCTTAAGCTTGTTTGATGATCCAACCGATGCCGAAAAGAAAGCAAGCGAGATAAATAGAAGAAATATGGAAAAGATCCAAGCGAGCATTAAATCAACTAGAAACAAACTTCAAAACAAAATGGATGATCTGTGGGAACTATACGACATGAAAGTAAAAAAATTTGAAAATGTCGATGATGCGTACCATGATCGAGCCGCAAAAATGAAGGGGAAATATACGAACTTCTTTGAGGGAGTAGGAGATGTCGTCGAAAATATAACCGAAGGCGTCACCGATCTCATCAAGGGACTGGCAAATGGAATCGTCGGGATGGTGACGGGATTGGTCACCGTTGTGGAAGATGCAGGTGTAGTGATATTATCAGGTGTTATTCCTGATGTAATCGAACCACCTAAATTAAAAGAAAAGGCAGATCAAACGATTGATACATACACACAGGCTGCGATACAATTTATCCAAGACCCTATTCGTACAGCGGAATCTGTCGCACAGGTCGTGACCGATTCGGTTGAACAAGAAGGCATCATGTATGCAACTGGTTCTGCCTTGCCGTCTCTCATTCCAAGCACCTTATTAAAAGGAGTAAAAGGTCTTTCTAGCGTAAAGAGTCCTGGAAAATCACCGAAAGTGAACAACAGTAAACCATACAGCAAAGAATTTATCCAAGAAAAGATCAATGCAGCAAAAGCGGAATTGGGCAAGGTGAAGGTCCCTGTACTTTATCGAGAGCAACTGTCGACAGGCTATTCTTCTCTGCCGATTGTTGGAATGGGAACAAAGCCGCTCGGTGAGATTCGTCCGCAAATGTTTTCGGTGAAGAGTAAGGAAGGTAGGGGGACGGGAGAAGCTCTGGGTAATAAGAAAGTAGCAGTAGGTGAAGAAATTATTGCTCAAAGGGTACTGAAGGTGGAACTCGATTTAGTACCAAAGCTTACACCATACAAATCTTTAAGTAGGGGTCAACAGAAAAAAATAAAAGAAAAGATTGAAAATCGTACAGTAACAAAAGAAGAATATAAAAGATATCAATGGGATAAAAGATTTTCAAAAAGAAGAGCTGTAGGGGTTAATGAATTTTGGAAGCAAGAAAAGAAAAGGATTTTAGATGGAGAACCTCCAACAAGAGATTGGACTAATGAACAGATACAAGAGATTTTAAAAGGAAAAAAACCTCAATATAATGGGCAATCAATAATTGGACATCATACTTACAATGCTATGAATTACCCACATATATGTAATAGGGGAGAATTAATTTATCCTGTAACTAGTAGGGAACATTTAAAGGGGTGGCATGGCGGAAGCTATAGTAAAAATGCACCTGGTAGACCTGTTGATCCAAACTATTTAGAAGAATTTTAATGGAAAGGAGAATCATAGATGAGTAAAATGGCAATTAAAATAAGCTCTAATGGTACATTTAGTAAATGTGTAGTACCCTTAAGAAAGTACACTTGTTTAGGAATTGCGGAGATAAAAAATAAAATTGAAAACAAAGATTTTTTTGCTAAAACGGATGCAAATGATATTGATGATATGGAAAATTTAAAAGGATTAGTTGATAACTTGTTGAAGTTAGGTGCAGAAGTGAGAATATTTGATAGTGATGAATATGGTGAAGGGATTTTCGATTATCAAGAAATTTCTTACGACCAATTTATTAATAATATTGACCGATTAAAAGAAATTATGGAAGAATTACAGGATGACGATGACGCTATGTCTGACGAAGTTTAAAATGAGGAAATAAAATAAATGATATTTTTGTTAAATCACTTTATAAGTCTATCGTTAAAGAGAACCTTCAACTATACAAAGACTTGTATGAAACAACGAATGTTACTTCTAAAACAGATGATTATTGGAAAAAAGCTATTGGTTTTTACGATAGTTTAACTGACGAAAAAAAAGATATATTAATTGAACAAACTATGATTGATACTATTTCAAACATGCTAGGAGTAATTGATGGAAGTACACTTTAAAAGATTGTTCGTTAGAACCTAAATTACTTCTCGATTCTATTGATACGGAAGGAGAACTGCAAGATTCGTTTTTAAGAATTCATAGAAGAAAGAGATAGTAACAGCTAATTGGATTTTTTATTATAGAGGTCTTCATAAAGAGCGCAGTTAAAATATATAAATAGTTTGAATGAATTCGATAACCTTGATTGGCTAAATGCCTTCCAAGGTTTTTTTAAAAATTTATATTAAATCATATTCGAGTGAGAAAATAAGAGAATGATATGTTTATACTGGTACCAAATTGTTCACTCCCCGTATGGGCTAATGTTAGAGTGTGAATTGTAAGCCCGAATTCAAACAACGCATATAAAATAGAAGCACCTCCTGGTACGATAAGCGTATCTATTAAAAAAGGAGGTGCTTTTCAAATGCCACAACAAAAATTGACTATTGTCCCCGTTACATTACATACCGAAAACAATAATTCTTCTAGTTCAGTTCCAGCTGAGCTTTCCTCAAAACCTGCTTGCATGATTAAAACAGCAGCTGCGGAAATTGCCTTCTTCAACGGCGTAGAGGAGCACGTCATCCAAGCAATCATGAGGGAGTTGAAACATTGGTGAAACATGATTATACGGATGTGAAAAATATCTATATTATCTGTGGGAAAACGGATATGCGGAAGGGGATTGACGGATTGGCTACTCTAATTCAAGATTCTTTTGAATTAGACCCCTATGGCGACTCTATATTCTTATTTGCCGGATGGAAGAAAGATAGATATAAATGTCTGTATTTCGATGGGGATGGCTTCGCCATGCTCTATAAACGACTGGACAATGGTAAGCTACAATGGCCTAAAGATGAACAAGCAGTTCGTAATCTATCTCAGAAGGAGCTCAGGTGGTTGCTTGAGGGGTTATCCATTCAGCAGCCAAAGGCCATTCAACCATCGCCAAAAGGCACGTTCTGAACTTTTTCTACCTATTTTTCCTTTATTTCAAGGTTTAAAATGATTATAATAGGAGTACGAAAATGGACGAAAAGTGGTGAACATTGTGGGAAAAGACTCTTCTTCAAAGGACAAATTAATTCAATTACTCGAAGAACAATTGGCTCATTCGAACCAGCAAAATAAAGAATTAATGAAGAAGATTGATTCTCTATCACAGCAAGTTCGCCAGCTAACAAAAGCTTTATATGGTTCTAAAACGGAGAAATCTAAATACAATGCGCCAGACGGGCAAGCCTCTTTATTTGATGATGACTCGTCTTTTAGCGATTCTGAGCACACAGAAGAACAAAGCCAACAGACGATTTCTTATACTGTTGTACGAAAAGTTCAAAAAAGAAAAAAAGAAACGATTCATTACATGATGACATTGAAGTAGATGACATTCATCATCATCCAGAAAATACAATCTGTGAGTGTTGCCAAGGGCAAATGATTGAGATCGGCAGCACAATCGTACGTGAAGAGGCAGAATTCATTCCAGCAAGGATGAAGAAAATTCAACACATTGAACATGCTTATGGGTGTACAAAATGTAAGGGGGATTCATCCCAACCAGCGCAAATAAAACGTGGGAAAGCACCACAACCAGTTATTCAACGCAGTATTACTAGTCCCAGTGTACTTGCCAAAGTTATCTATGATAAATTTGTGCAGTACTTACCCCTTCACCGTCAGGTGAAGGAATGGGTTCGTTATGGACTGGATACGAATGACAAAAACCTTTCCAATTGGGTCATTCGTGTAGCAGGTGATTGGCTACTTCCTATCTATGAACGAATGAAAACGATCATGATGGCAAAAATCCGTTTTACATATTGATGAAACGTATGCAAAAATTATTAATCGTTCTGACGGTAAACCGGGTCAAGCCAATGCCTATAACTGGGTCTACCGAAGTATACCTTGCCAGG from Bacillus aquiflavi includes the following:
- the tnpB gene encoding IS66 family insertion sequence element accessory protein TnpB (TnpB, as the term is used for proteins encoded by IS66 family insertion elements, is considered an accessory protein, since TnpC, encoded by a neighboring gene, is a DDE family transposase.) — its product is MKHDYTDVKNIYIICGKTDMRKGIDGLATLIQDSFELDPYGDSIFLFAGWKKDRYKCLYFDGDGFAMLYKRLDNGKLQWPKDEQAVRNLSQKELRWLLEGLSIQQPKAIQPSPKGTF